A single window of Nicotiana tomentosiformis chromosome 1, ASM39032v3, whole genome shotgun sequence DNA harbors:
- the LOC108944293 gene encoding uncharacterized protein, protein MGPEHPGRLRLYGRGVTRTYLRGKVGCFEHSSNSTNCLQKMEEKIQRMEEKIEEQNTTIRQEVVADVLARLQRSGINIDANIILAALGDNSPGEVLSSQQTTLQPICRPSTSSIKEGQLITGASIADESSDEDLT, encoded by the exons ATGGGACCTGAACATCCAGGGCGTTTGAGGTTATATGGACGGGGGGTTACAAGAACTTATTTGAGAGGGAAAGTAGGATGTTTTGAACACTCTTCAAATTCTACAAATTGTTTGCAAAAAATGGAGGAGAAAATACAGAGAATGGAAGAAAAAATTGAGGAACAAAATACAACTATTCGTCAAGAAGTTGTTGCAGATGTTCTTGCACGACTTCAACGTTCAGGAATTAATATTGATGCTAACATTATTCTAGCGGCATTGGGTGATAATTCACCAGGAGAAGTTTTATCTTCACAACAAACAACTTTGCAACCAATTTGTCGTCCATCTACTAGTAGCATCAAAGAAGGCCAGCTCATTACAG GTGCATCGATTGCAGATGAAAGCAGTGATGAAGATCTTACTTGA